GGACGCAGACGCAGAGAGTGGGATGGGGAAGAACATTTTATGGATTATTTGTTGTCACAGCCATTCCAGAGTTTGGATTAAGCAGCAGGTGAGGATCAAGGCTGCTGGACGACCAACTCCACAGATAATCATGttcaaaaatgctaattctagTGATACATTCATTCACATCCAGAGCCCGCAGTGATTAgatgtgtctttctctctcgttcACCTGGCCCCTTTTTATATTCAtcctttgtgttgtaatatgatatgtaaggaataaaccacgacgggatgtcccattattggaaaataatggagggtcgcttaaccagccctgaagtaggctaggctacattattttccaataatgggacagcccggaggggtttattccacttatacaacgggttaccaacaccatatatggttacttttatatttattgatttttatcgatttaatcagctgaaagtgaaatattcttccgcgggcgtttgggcatattattttaccattgtcaagcaaaactctggttggtagttccatttgcaccattgttaagcaaaacctctggtcgttaattctatgaaaacaatgattctatcaaggaAAAAttgttccttctcgttttataccatacagttagcaccaattttggtcatttttgtcattacattatttaataaaactgcatgcaaccataagtcaatcaaatccatctccctccctactttttaaatgatgtggTCACGCAATGTAGACATAACGtttttctaagaccctctgaaacgggttttgaatgccagctagctttatgacagGTTCGCcatcacttgtcacctagccaatattaaaattcttggttaggtcagaatggtctcacagcatgcttgttatcccggctagctagctagctaattattgAATTGtgttcaaaacagcggttactataaacgcaatcgttcacaaacatacggatgaaaatgcgtcccgtagccatgagttaaatgcggaacgcctattcttctgtccaaataagggacgattccgatttgCGCGATGACTGGCAaccgtaaataaagctagcaacagtaactagaaatgtgattcaacgttgccatcaattgtgaaattggacattgaaaaggggaggcgATGTAACAgcaattcaaaatcgaaagaataatgttgctgtttaaactgctttagaatgctggattttgtagcacactgattttagaactgttaaatggccgaggtgtccctttactgagaaataatgcccacccttggaccaatcagaatcaagtaTTCAGCCAATGataaatgataatatgataCTTGTTCCTTATGGAAGATGGGGATAAACTTCGGGTGCATTACTTACCTTAGTTGTATAGTAAGTTTGCATTAGGTTGCTAGTTGGATTATTGcttcatttgaacataataacataacataacttgaaCATAAGAAAGTAGAGATAAGTAGCCAACAAGTGTAAAACATGATGCTGTGGgttggttttcttcctgtcctccccaatttTTTGAGGCACCAGCCACCACtgctacacattattgaaaagtgatcgctatACCAGCCGCCACTGATGTACAGTGAATACccttaaatgaaagctgaccATGTGCACttctcatatttattgtttcatattAAATCCAATGtcctggagtacagagtcaaagcAGCAAAAATTGTCGCTGTTTTAATGCTTATGGACTGCAGGTGTAGGCTGCACTCTGGATGTGGCTGTGGGTTGTGGAAATGCCCAGAATCCtgctttctttgtgtttgtggtgtctTATTTAAGTCAAATCGTATCAAGCATTTCCTACTTTAAGGACACTGGATTTTGTTACAGGAATTGTGTgtaaacaagaagaagaaacttGAAATTGTATTACAGTTTATTACTGATTGTGGCACAGATTATTTTGGTTATAAGACAAATTTTTCAACCTTAAACTCAAGTTCATGTAATGTCTGTCTGGAATTATAGACTGCTGCGAAACATTATCATGGTGCTGGTTATGGTGTGGGGTACATTATGGTGGTGGTGATTTTGCATGTGTAGGCTTTGTGCAAGGGTCGGTTCTGTTGTTGGTTATGGTGCATGTGTAGGTTATGGTGTTGGTTTGGGTGTGGGGGTCGGATAGGTTGTGGTGTCAGTTATAGTGTTGATTATGTTGCAGGGGTGGGTTAAGTATTGGAGATGGGGCAGTCAGGGCAGAGCTGAACAAATGGGAATTATTTTGGTTGgattttttctccctctgtttttctaATTCATCCAACTTGTCCTccctgtctccatgtactgtcctaaacttttctttttgtgaCTCTGCCCTAAAAGTGTCCTATCTCTGTCCTTCTGTAGCATCCCAGAACCCCCACAGGTCCCCCTATAGAGCTCCACTGAGTCACCTGGATCAGGGGAAGACCAGCATTTCATCCCAAGGGTTGTCCAAGGAGTCTGTGGGCACTGCTGTTCCCCCTGAAATACCTCAGGTCGGTCCCCCCTTCCAGGATACCTCACTCTTCACAGCATGAGTGTCAGTTTGATTATTATCAAATATGCTGTGTCCAagtgtactgcactgtacagcTGACACAATGTAAATATGCACTACAGTCTGGCTTACAGTcacagtatgtacagtacatggcaGTGCAATgctgacatttagcagatgctgttatccataGCTAATGCgatttttcattatttgcatttatacaactggatgtATATGCAATTCAGttaaagtaccttgcttaagggtaaaACGGCAATGTTCCAGCTGAGAATAGAACCTACATGTACCATCTTTGGATTACTATTTCCCATTATACTACTTTGCTGCCCTCACTAACTCACTAACACAGTGCTGCaagtgtgtatactgtgtacAGGAGTAATGGATTTTATGTAGAGGAGTATCTTGCTGTTTGTGCTTGGTGCCATTTCCTTTCATCAGGGGCAGATCTCCCTGCAGGGAATAGCTGACAATTTATGGCTGTACTTTGATTAGTGGTTCCTGATGACTGAAAAACATTTAGTTTAGATTTAAAATTTAGTTCCAGCTGTGTAGTGCAATGCTTCAGGTCTGGGATCATGCAAAGAGCTGGTTGCTAGGCAACTTCTCAGCATGTGACATCACCATATCAttatcacacacagacccttGTTGTCTCTCTGCACCATATTTTTCAGCACCCTGCTCTGGATGTTCATATGACGTATATCCATGTTTGTTTCAATGTTTAGCGCAGATGCATATTTACTTCATGTTGTGGGTAGAAATAGGAACAGGAAATCCAGTGAAAAGTTACTTTTTTAGGTTTGAGAGGTTCAGCCAAATACAGTACAAATGAGAAGAATTAGGAcacttacatatacacacacagccataccaccctgtgctagaacacacacacacacacgcaccacactgAGAAGTATCTGCCTTCTGTTCTCAGAGGGACATACCAGGTGAAGTAAGAGGTGCTGTCTCTCCTGTATGCACGGCACCAGCCAGACGAGCAGAGTCCCCGGCCACGCCCTCCCGTGGTTCTTCTCCTCGTGCCCAGAGCAGACCAAGGaggtttttatttctcatttgttcatttttttatgtgaagagGCCATTTACAACTCACCAGTCAGTTTTGTTCAGTCATTTTATTGGACAGTTTTTGACTGCAGATGTTTCATCGGCCAGAGCAGTCACTCATGGACAATGATAAATAAACCTGCCACCATAAATCCCATCAAAGGAAATTATACACCCAAGTATGTGCTGCCTCTTAGGACTGTAAGCCATAGTTGGCAGTTTACAGTCAGCACTCAGTCAAaagattttctatttttaaccaATTGTTCTTGGAAGTTTCATGGCAGAGTTATGCCTTAGGCTTTAGTGCATTTAAAGGCTGTCAGTTTCTTTTTAGCATGCTTTTTAGTTATTCAACAGAAGCTGTAGGGATGTTGTTAGAATGTTGTTAGGGTTTCATCAGGATATTAATAATAGGATATCAAAATGTTGTTAGAATGGTATCATGAGCTTGTTAAGTAATGAGGTTGGATATTGTTAGGATGTTTGGAGAACTTGCATGTCATTGAGGATGATGGTGTCCATGCCATTCCAGGGTTAGATCCTCAAATAGCCGTGCCCAATCACCCTGTACTTCGGGGCAATACCCCTCTTCCCCCTTGAGGCACAGAGCCACCACCCCTGGTGCCGACAGCAACAAGAAatgggaggaggaagagaagggtaCCCGGGACATCAGAGGTCATGGTTCCCTGGAGAGGAAGACTTCAAAGTCTGATACCCCTGAGAAGACTATTCCAAAGTCCAGCAGTAGAGACTTGAGTGTAGAAAAGGGCGCAGGTGAGCCATGGTCTCGGATAGAATCCAgatgtgccagtgctgactgtgacctgtATTTACATAGTGTCACATGCAATTAGCGATTGTGTCACCCAGGATACAGGATGGTTCAGTCGGATAGGGGCCTGCATTTCCTCACTGTCTAGTGACCCCCGCTCGATCAGGCACCTGTGGACTACATTCTGAAGCTGcatgtgaaaggtcttcctccaactcgGCTCTGTGttagcttagctgtagtctgcggtgtgaaaaatAAGCAGCATTCAACACTCCCTTCAGTTGCAGATAATGGgatattccaaattagggtgatAATTGGATATGTACAGCCCCCCATTGggcacaaatacatttttttaaaggcatactattgCAGGgtttttaacataaaaatattattaaaactatgcaaaggcatatctatgatgcactagCTATCTCAGTCTTTACATGCTTTTgctgaatttgtgcaccttttacctgtatttgtttttctaaaatgttttcGGGAAATTTGTGGGcatggtgctcttttctgtgtggggaggggtgggagtggCTACATATGGTTTGGGATCACATTCCAGCGAATTGTTTGTTGCTAGTTAGCTGCTGCAATGGCTGGTACCTGAAGCCTAGGTACTGTGAAGCAAAAATACACGCCGTCAGGGCTCAAAAACTAGAGTCAAcattggaattgcttttcctcggtggtgtcagctgaagttcgccaaggggatgaaaagcaagGCAGAGTTGACATGTTTTCTGTTGGGCCTGTAAGTAACATACATTTATTCTGATCAGGGGAACTGaatttagccgcgtttccaccaaaattacccgtaacttttagtcccaggaactactttaccaggaactaagaggttccttcagcccatggttgtctgcgtttccaccgcggtctaaagtcccgcgaagattaggcaaattagcccactgacgtatgaaaaagcgacgttgtcgtcggtccatctgtcatatgatttcttctgtaactctatactaccaccgaagtagaagtacattattttctaataaccgggacagcccggaggggtttattccacttatatacaatgggttaccaacaatgactatatatggttacttttgtatttattgatttttatcgatttaatcacctggaattgaaatattcttctgcagccgtttgggcatattttaccgttgtcaagcaaaactgtcgtgtgtagttgaacttggaccgttgttatgcgacaaataggatataacaggccaatagtcagattgtaactgttttatatatcctctcaaacacattcattatgtttttatgcgaacattcactttcatgtcttgacatccgaagcgacagaatgcattcacatttatatgtagcctataactggcaacaacagcagaaaacatgcacacgttgtaaacaatttgctgttttattactttctcgtcgtcaattccatataggctaatcgcaaaatgacaagaatagaacgaaaactcggacttgcgtgaaaatgtaaattagtagtggtacagccaccatttgctttccttcgaagttactgctagccgagcagcgaagtgtgccctccagatgcgaaccatgcaccataaattagtccatagtcttcctggtcttttcgtggaattgaaaaatggcagtaaaattgagtaaaattacggcagtctgaaaaagctaaagggaagattactagaattaacctgttattttacccggataaaaagtgcggaaggtgatttccagtttgcttgtactgtatcaccaatgttaattatgcagaactaccgcatacctcacataactgtatcaaacgttttgagtcaattacaacgggctaacaaagaaaatccggaagaaaatattcagcaaccgaattaatccgtttgaatgttttggtacgtaatatgctgtcccagcacgaatgcttagcattttataaaacgaatactaaagcaagaaaagaacagaagagcacacgttataattccaagacgttggcaggctataaccaaaagtaggctactgcgccgcataacatacaagtttgatttgttattatgaaaataaatcgtttgcgcctgcatatttttaaacatggcgactgaaaataaacacaaaaaaatgctgcgagtactcgaccaatcagaaatgttcagcgctgcaagccccacccccaaagttcctgtacttttggagagtactaccccccgagcagggactttttgtGGGGTAAAATAatgtccccggaacttaatttagaccctagtccctgcagtggaaacacactgagttcctcaaaaggttcctagttccggggtaaagttcgttttaaaaaatctgcagccgagaaccagtttgttttttgttcattgtgctTCGACACATCAACATGGAGCTTCGCCTGCACGTGTGACTTTATGGGAGGATCTTAATCACAATGCCCGTATTCATCCGTGGTCACacgaaaacaacaaactaaaataacaaatttagTTCACCAAATAGCTTTTAAATGGCAAACTAACCCTACAGCCTAACCAGGGCAAAACtcgtattttgtttttactcaccCTGCTTATGAGCGGCTTGTCAGAAGCATAGAGCAGAGAGCACAGAACGACAGCCCGGCGTTCATAAGACGTCACACTGAGAGTCAACAGAAAGTTTCCAATACCAGCATGGACAAAATAATGAACAGGCAGACCACAGAGCAACTAggattttttaaacacagatacAAATTAACAGCTAGCACTCGAAACTATGCCTGTAACagtgtagctaacgttaactccGGCTAAACTCACAAGCTTAATTCCCACGGGTGATTGACATCAAAACATCCAACAATCTTAATGTGTAATCCTACActcacaaaacaatacaaaataactGCCTTACGTTATTCCTAAACTCACAATTAGCTTACCAAACAACGTTAGCTAATGTGTCCGTACAAATCAGAAATCACGTCAGCGGACTAATTTGTCTAATCTTCGCGGGTCTTTAAAccgtggtggaaacgcagacaacaatgggctgaaggaaccttttagttccttgaaaagtagtttctgggactaaaagttccgggtactctGGATGGAAACGTGGCTTAACAAAGACTCCTGTCCGCATTAGAGTTCACTGATGATAAAACATAGCTTAACTGCCTAGGAATCGGTAGTTCACCACCATTTATTTCAATCATGGGAACTGAATTCAATACAGCATGCATGGTTTCTAGCTACATGTAGCCAACTTCTCTAATATAGCTAACAAAATTGCTAATCAGTGacttaagccgggcacccaccgcacgcgtatcgaccgcgagcgcactacgcgtgtattacgcgcgtaactgaagcgtagttgaagtactgttattacaacggcagcgggcgacgtcgtctccaccagatgcgaacgcgtcgcgaaccagctgcgaagctcgcgcgacacaagcaaACTGAaccgtagtttttcgcttctgttctattttttcggcttgtcgcgcgtcacgatgccctgtttatacacagaaatatgctctaaaatgctaggtatacatgctctgatttatatttcatccttatattactgggggtgtgtccctagttccctcttgcagtagtggagaaagataaaaccagatattttataagcagctaaaaaatacaagcttTTTCGTTTTTCTATTGtcctggcaggaaaaaaaaaaattaaaactggaacctgggaaaaaggcaaacttagtttcgctaccttattttgcggagggggcggggtaaatttgaaaatacaccacagaaagacgtagcctattgaatgatgtagaagtgaatgcaccgagcagcggtttgttagctcgagttttggaaggtagtttttaaccaaccattgctcagcctttGACttttccgatgtcttcgttcgccgtgctttcaaaaagggcttgttaataaaatcagataatccacagtgctttaaaaaatcagatttagtggtcttgccgatgaaaatgcacctattttataaatgaagttgtaagcaagcctttattgcacttgtacttcaaagcttccggtgttcatgacgttgtggtgttcatatcccttcaagtttaaactgttacgctatctttttgacgattaactgattttactaaatatgatcatataaatgttttgacgtgaataacaagacgacacaggaattcccaatggttgattatggattatttattattattatgatcattacatattcttcacaaagttggcacgcttgttaaccaagcaaataaatgaatgcagtttgagattgattattatgtaggctacgttgcgatttaagctcatggtaattctttaaagcgtttactttctcacgtatttacatgtgttaaaaaatattaccatattaacagactgaaaaaggtctctcaccaagtattcacttacccataatcaacagtcgtgaacaaacgtgaaatacactatgtaatcccactgcagactgcgagagctactaggaatatagagctttaagcaagcctttgcgcgacacaaacggaaccagtggataCACGCTACGCaccgcgccgtgctgcttcgccgtgctgcttacgcgacgcttacgcgacgcgtgcggtgggtgcccggcgttagTAAACATTCTAATTGTATGATGTATGTTGTAGTGTTTCCATTGAATTATAGACAATGatgctaaattaatatttgctAAACTGTAATCAATGTATTATTTCTGACTCTATACCTCAGaaatataacaatgtaatattagattacattttattgggcaggtgcttttatccaaagcaatgtacaataacTGCATTCTGAAGGTTGCTGGAACAACAGGTCAGagaaggtttatttatttactttatttgcaTAAAGTACCAGTTATTCGTAGCCATGAccatatacatatttatgtatgtatttgggAAAATAAAGAAGCTAATATTTGGATAGGCTATGGCTAACTTCATTAAAAAGTCAATCACTTTACAAGTGTATTAGCTTGCTATGATAGACTTATGACCTGCTAATATTACGTATTCCTCATAAGATTCTTTGTTTACATCCAAATTCTAACTAAATgtccagaatagctaaataccaaaggaagacaaacacaaaatctCCATCAGCACGACAGGGTATGACCATACAATGTTCCCACATGCtaaggggtgcactcagtgtaaagatCGTTATAACACTGCCTATTTACTGTGAtcatctatatggaatcattcatgttgctaaaattGCAATATCTTTCTATATCTCTTACCACCTCACCTCTTTGCTTAACATTTTTCCTTGTGCTCAAGGTTGTGTCCTCAACAGAGGTGTGCTACATAGtatgccttttaaaaaagagtGTGAACATAACGTGGTCCTATCTGAGAACTCTGTTTCTATGGTATTCTTGTTTCCAATTTGTGAACGGCCATAAAATACCAGCGACCAGAAAATATCAGAGCAGTTCTTAAAATGGCCCAGTTTAGATTTCAGGCTTTGACTGATAGTGAAGGATACTAATAaaatttgtgggaaaaaataattaaagggAATTTTATATGGTCTGTGCTCTCTTCTATAGAAAGTTCTTAAAATCACATAATCAAATTTACTTGAAATTAAACTCACCATCCCCAAATTCAGCATCGTTTAGTCTCAtttactctctgtctctgtctctgtgtgacagAGCTATCACCAGTGACACTGACAGGGAAGCCAGTTGCTGGAACAACAGACGCAGAGGAGGCATCACGGTTGCTGGCAGAGCGCCGCCGTCAGGCTCGACAGCAGAAAGAGCAGGAAGAAAAGCAGCGACTTGAGCGGGAAGTGGAAGAGAGGTGTGCAAGATGGGTgattgtgtatctgtgtgtgtgtgtgtgtgtgtgtgtgtgtctgtgtgatgacTGCATCCTTATGATGCAGGATGAGGGCTGAGGAGCTACAGAAGAAGCAGGCGGAGGAGCGTATACGGCAGGATGGGGTGGTGCGTCAGGCAGCAGAGGAGCGACAACGGCAAGAGCAGGAGAGAACGCgtaaagaagaggaggagagacagcaAAGAGAGCATCGTTGGATGGAGTTGCAGgcacagctggagagagaggtcAGGTTATGATGCTGTACTTCACTGTGCATGCAACTGCGATACTGCTGTATATGTGTTCAACTGTGATATCCCTATTCTGTGAATTATTACAGTGGTTCATGATACATCTGcatgatattttacatttatgcaaATTACCTGTTTACAGGAGCCCTTCTTATTCATTACCTTATAGAAGTTACATCAATCACTGGGATACATACCTAAACTCTCTatcagggctccagactaactttttacattggttgcactggtgcgcAAAAggaactttttcatttaggtgcatcagcacataatttaggtgcacccaaaatGTTTCACTGCGCCTTTTGGCgccgcaataatacattttaggcgttaccttttttgtcagttcccatacatattggtaatttcttaacacattatgtaaatgattgtaaacaggaataaaggcaggggttaaattgggggtggacgcgtggatgacaatccagtccatttttcatatgcttcagtccatgtgttccctctagccagttactcgctcaaccaatcaaaaatccgaagaaaaaaaaaaaaaactcaggaggaacagttgTTTATATACACAGGcacaataagaaaaatattgttgattgtcttgattgtttggaagcggacgcggtaggtaatttcattaacatgtaatttcatctatgcaacattttaaagagagatgaataaacagcccccacgaacgccggctattattaacagcaactttgattgcttgaacAAAATTAGCAgattgctggtcagcagctaaactaggattgaatatttcccaggTCAGCGGctactggtgagctgaaaattggtggggcgcaaaacgttcctttaaactaatcattgatctcaacctgttttcattagtaatttttattatcaagcgtgccaatgatcagactaatcaaatggcaagtgaCCTAACATCTTCATACCGTGTttgggggattaaatcataaattcaatttatccgttaaaaatctgttttaatcacgaAGTAGTCTaaacttaacaaacaagatacaccagtctgttatctaccatgttagctttcagaataaccagcaaaaacaaaacctgcacttcaattttgtttaccatctacgcattgcagatatttgccatgaataggagtgcggagaaagaagtgcatatatccgcaaataatgttgattaaaaatgtgcacaatttcatactgcaaatgaaaataaatgtaggctataaggcctaggctactcgctaaaactgcctatttggggagagctgactatgtatgatagtattgagtagcctattttgtgaattaattgtattgatacccAAGGaga
This is a stretch of genomic DNA from Anguilla rostrata isolate EN2019 chromosome 4, ASM1855537v3, whole genome shotgun sequence. It encodes these proteins:
- the LOC135254129 gene encoding MAP7 domain-containing protein 2-like isoform X3, which translates into the protein MEQPASGPRRRSDGSVRECLFFPVLERNEQERLEALMKRSMERSLQLDHQPKRWTWGGPTLSAGQEDDFVSLAARALPEAFDPTIRKSLSSSSTPTDYTGARASQNPHRSPYRAPLSHLDQGKTSISSQGLSKESVGTAVPPEIPQRDIPGEVRGAVSPVCTAPARRAESPATPSRGSSPRAQSRPRRATTPGADSNKKWEEEEKGTRDIRGHGSLERKTSKSDTPEKTIPKSSSRDLSVEKGAELSPVTLTGKPVAGTTDAEEASRLLAERRRQARQQKEQEEKQRLEREVEERMRAEELQKKQAEERIRQDGVVRQAAEERQRQEQERTRKEEEERQQREHRWMELQAQLEREREETEQQVRKEAERHRQERELLKLQEEQERLQRKKRIEEIMKRTRKGDADAKVLYR
- the LOC135254129 gene encoding MAP7 domain-containing protein 2-like isoform X1, which codes for MEQPASGPRRRSDGSVRECLFFPVLERNEQERLEALMKRSMERSLQLDHQPKRWTWGGPTLSAGQEDDFVSLAARALPEAFDPTIRKSLSSSSTPTDYTGARASQNPHRSPYRAPLSHLDQGKTSISSQGLSKESVGTAVPPEIPQRDIPGEVRGAVSPVCTAPARRAESPATPSRGSSPRAQSRPRRVRSSNSRAQSPCTSGQYPSSPLRHRATTPGADSNKKWEEEEKGTRDIRGHGSLERKTSKSDTPEKTIPKSSSRDLSVEKGAELSPVTLTGKPVAGTTDAEEASRLLAERRRQARQQKEQEEKQRLEREVEERMRAEELQKKQAEERIRQDGVVRQAAEERQRQEQERTRKEEEERQQREHRWMELQAQLEREREETEQQVRKEAERHRQERELLKLQEEQERLQRKKRIEEIMKRTRKGDADAKVLYR
- the LOC135254129 gene encoding MAP7 domain-containing protein 2-like isoform X2, translating into MEQPASGPRRRSDGSVRECLFFPVLERNEQERLEALMKRSMERSLQLDHQPKRWTWGGPTLSAGQEDDFVSLAARALPEAFDPTIRKSLSSSSTPTDYTGARASQNPHRSPYRAPLSHLDQGKTSISSQGLSKESVGTAVPPEIPQRDIPGEVRGAVSPVCTAPARRAESPATPSRGSSPRAQSRPRRHRATTPGADSNKKWEEEEKGTRDIRGHGSLERKTSKSDTPEKTIPKSSSRDLSVEKGAELSPVTLTGKPVAGTTDAEEASRLLAERRRQARQQKEQEEKQRLEREVEERMRAEELQKKQAEERIRQDGVVRQAAEERQRQEQERTRKEEEERQQREHRWMELQAQLEREREETEQQVRKEAERHRQERELLKLQEEQERLQRKKRIEEIMKRTRKGDADAKVLYR